The window TTGGTTGAACTTCTTGAAGTGTTTTAATTATCCAGTGAAAGACAGTACAGTCAAACTTGCTATTGTGTGGTTCACACTGTCATTTGGGTAAGATTTCGATCTCTATCTctaccttctttctttctctcttatcATTAAAGAACTCAATACTTCTGCAGGTATTATGGTTTATCCGTGTGGTTCCCTGATGTCATCAAACATCTTCAGGCCGATGAATACGCCTCCAAAGTACAAAGGCATACCAATGAGCGCATTGAAGACTTCACCTTCAATTTCACCCTTGAGAACCAGATACACACTAATAGCTTATTTATCAATGACAGGTGACTTATTGAAACTGTAACAGTAATCATCTTCTCATTGTACTAATTCCTATTCTGTGTGTGCATATTATCacataaatcattttctttattcgTTCCTCAGGTTCATAGGTATGAAATTCAAGTCTGTCACTTTCATAAATTCCACCTTTCAGAGTTGCTTTTTTgaggatgtgacatcagtgggATCTTTTTTTCGAAACTGCACATTTATTGAGGCTGTCTTCTATAACACAggtaaaatgatcatttatataattgaaCTCAAAACAGACtactttttcaacattttactACTTTGCTGCATGTCTGCGCATACATAACCATCTCTTTCTGCTGTGGTTTAAATcttgttaatttattcatttgacagaTATCGACGACTCCAAACTTATAAACACAGATGTGGTAAACAGCACGTTTTACCACAACAAAACAGGCTGTCAAATGACGTTTGAGGATGATTATAGTGCATACTGGGTCTACTTTGTCAATTTCTTGGGAACACTGGCTGTTCTGCCTGGCAACATCGTATCTGCACTGCTCATGGACAAAATTGGCCGCTTGTCTATGTTAGGTGAGATAGATATTTGATTTTGTTGCACTTTGTACCGCTTTGCAGATATATTTGAGATGAATACTTTGTGTTATGTGTGAAAAAATTGCTTTCCATAAACATTCTGTGTTTTGTCAGGGTTTTCTATGATTCTGTCTGGTATCAGCTGCTTCTTCCTGTGGTTTGGCACCAGTGAGTCGATGATGATTGGGATGCTGTGCTTGTACAATGGGCTGAGTATCTCCGCCTGGAACTCCCTGGATGTTGTGACAGTAGAGCTGTATCCTACGGACAGAAGGTGGGTTTGTACttatacacaataaaatatgcTAACAGACATACAACAAAGCTGTTTAATAATCCAAAAACTCATTAAATATCAGTTCCATAAATATCTTCCATTCTCCCTCCACTTCTCTATTTCAGAGGAACTGGATTTGGCTTTTGTAATGCCTTGTGCAAGCTAGCTGCGGTGATGGGAAATCTGATTTTTGGATCTTTAGTGGGCATCACCAAAGCCATCCCCATTCTTCTGGCCTCTTCAGTGCTCGTAGGGGGAGGTCTGGTGGGACTGCGACTACCTGACACCAGGTCAAATGTCCTCATGTAACCCTTGTGTCGGAGGTCTGGAGAACCTTAAAAGGCTTGACTTAACCCTCATTCCTCATTGTTGTACACCGTGTacttttattgtgttcataaCAAGGTACTTCTTAATTAGACATCATCACATTTTGACAATCTTTAGACTTTCTTTGCAATAATAAAACTTCTGCgcctttatactgtacagttcATTTAACCAAGACCCCCATGTTTCCTCGTGGCTTTTCAGAGG is drawn from Puntigrus tetrazona isolate hp1 chromosome 7, ASM1883169v1, whole genome shotgun sequence and contains these coding sequences:
- the sv2ca gene encoding synaptic vesicle glycoprotein 2Ca isoform X2, whose protein sequence is MGTQYFCRYYGLSVWFPDVIKHLQADEYASKVQRHTNERIEDFTFNFTLENQIHTNSLFINDRFIGMKFKSVTFINSTFQSCFFEDVTSVGSFFRNCTFIEAVFYNTDIDDSKLINTDVVNSTFYHNKTGCQMTFEDDYSAYWVYFVNFLGTLAVLPGNIVSALLMDKIGRLSMLGFSMILSGISCFFLWFGTSESMMIGMLCLYNGLSISAWNSLDVVTVELYPTDRRGTGFGFCNALCKLAAVMGNLIFGSLVGITKAIPILLASSVLVGGGLVGLRLPDTRSNVLM